Proteins encoded by one window of Pseudomonas coleopterorum:
- the adk gene encoding adenylate kinase — MRVILLGAPGAGKGTQAKFITEKFGIPQISTGDMLRAAVKAGTELGVMAKSVMDSGGLVSDDLIIALVKERIAQPDCASGFLFDGFPRTIPQAEALVTNGVELDHVLEIAVDDEEIVQRIAGRRVHEASGRVYHTVYNPPREEGKDDVTGDALVQRKDDTEETVRHRLSVYHSQTKPLVAFYRELSAAQGKPKCSHVEGVGSVNDITAKVLAALS, encoded by the coding sequence ATGCGCGTGATTCTGCTGGGAGCTCCCGGGGCCGGTAAAGGTACTCAGGCAAAATTCATCACCGAAAAATTCGGTATCCCGCAAATTTCCACCGGCGACATGCTCCGCGCTGCCGTCAAGGCCGGTACCGAATTGGGCGTCATGGCCAAGAGCGTCATGGACAGCGGCGGCCTGGTGTCCGACGACCTGATCATTGCCCTGGTGAAGGAGCGCATTGCCCAGCCCGATTGCGCCAGCGGCTTCTTGTTCGATGGTTTCCCGCGCACCATTCCCCAGGCCGAAGCCCTGGTCACCAACGGCGTGGAGCTCGATCACGTGCTCGAGATCGCCGTCGATGACGAAGAGATCGTCCAGCGTATCGCGGGTCGTCGTGTCCACGAAGCCTCGGGCCGCGTCTACCACACCGTCTACAATCCGCCGCGCGAAGAAGGCAAGGATGACGTGACCGGTGACGCGCTGGTGCAGCGCAAGGACGACACAGAAGAAACCGTGCGCCATCGCCTTTCGGTCTACCACTCGCAGACCAAGCCGCTGGTGGCCTTCTACCGCGAGCTGTCGGCCGCGCAGGGCAAGCCCAAGTGCAGCCACGTCGAAGGCGTGGGCTCGGTGAACGACATCACCGCCAAGGTGCTTGCTGCACTGAGCTGA
- a CDS encoding TonB-dependent receptor — protein MYRSTGVCTLPRRSALGLALIGCAASVNAHEGHEVMELDKLSVTGKQAAPPYQVQRSASAKYAVPLLDVPQTVTVVPRQVLREQNALGLRRALSNISGISFNAGEGGGGSGDSINIRGFSANANLQIDGLRDSAQTRRSDLFNLEQVEVIKGPSSVFGGAGTTGGAINLITKLPLADSFTELGAGVGTDRYRRLTLDTNQQLHDLGDGTLFRLNLMAHENQVPGRDRIEQQRWGLAPSLTFGHGSDTRLTLSYFHQSDDNLPDYGVPARDGKRPPGVKTSHYYGWRNLDRERADTDSLTVKYEHDINPDWTVQNLTRLSQVDRDTTVSASHVKIAKLPAGRYLPAGPQAYRRDVHTRLAMNQTSLTGHFDTFGLGHTLVVGAELSRETYDRKASGYDVESFYPANGYDLANPPGYWSGPKVKSPTSVAHNSMEDRALYVFDTLALDEQWDLSLGLRYDHMRAEANSRASSGVRAQAGSTEGVFSQRAGLVYKPTENGRFYVAYGTSFNPSAENLLTSGGGLSESTHSLEPEQGKTWELGTKWQLFDERLQLEGALFRVVKDNVRERLSDGTSLLAGKQRVQGLELAATGKLTEQWHVFANYTLQNSETLKSVASPKRVGQALSNTAPRSFNLWTAYELPGDITLAYGVRHVGKRNLTSQDQAKLDAYWVHDAMLGYQASDNLELQLNLSNLTDKKYVERVRTVIGSDSRSSAVEYGDGRAAVLSSIYRF, from the coding sequence ATGTACCGTTCTACAGGAGTTTGCACGTTGCCCCGCCGTTCGGCGCTGGGCCTGGCGTTGATCGGTTGCGCTGCGAGCGTCAATGCCCATGAGGGGCATGAAGTGATGGAGCTGGACAAACTGAGCGTGACGGGCAAGCAGGCCGCGCCGCCCTATCAGGTCCAGCGTTCGGCCTCGGCCAAGTACGCCGTGCCGTTGCTCGACGTGCCGCAGACGGTCACTGTGGTCCCGCGTCAGGTTCTGCGCGAACAGAACGCCTTGGGCCTGCGCCGGGCGCTGTCCAATATCTCCGGGATTTCCTTCAATGCGGGCGAGGGCGGCGGGGGCTCGGGTGACAGCATCAATATCCGTGGCTTCAGCGCCAACGCCAATCTGCAGATCGATGGCCTGCGCGATTCTGCCCAGACCCGCCGCAGCGACCTGTTCAACCTGGAACAGGTCGAGGTCATCAAGGGGCCCAGCTCGGTGTTCGGCGGCGCCGGCACTACCGGTGGCGCCATCAACCTGATCACCAAGCTGCCGCTCGCCGACAGCTTCACCGAACTGGGCGCAGGTGTCGGCACCGATCGCTATCGCCGCCTGACCCTCGATACCAACCAGCAACTGCACGACCTCGGCGACGGTACCCTGTTTCGCCTGAACCTCATGGCCCACGAGAACCAGGTGCCGGGCCGCGACCGTATCGAACAGCAACGCTGGGGCCTGGCGCCTTCGCTGACCTTCGGGCACGGCAGCGATACGCGCCTGACCCTCAGCTATTTCCACCAGAGCGATGACAACCTCCCCGACTACGGCGTGCCCGCTCGCGATGGCAAGCGTCCGCCTGGAGTCAAGACCAGCCACTACTACGGCTGGCGCAACCTGGACCGGGAGCGAGCCGACACCGACAGCCTGACGGTGAAATACGAGCACGACATCAACCCGGACTGGACCGTGCAGAACCTGACGCGACTTAGCCAGGTCGACCGCGATACCACCGTGTCCGCTTCCCACGTCAAAATCGCCAAGCTCCCGGCAGGCCGCTACCTGCCGGCCGGGCCGCAGGCCTATCGACGCGATGTGCACACCCGCCTGGCCATGAATCAGACCAGCCTTACCGGCCACTTCGATACCTTCGGCCTGGGCCATACCCTGGTGGTCGGTGCCGAGCTGTCGCGCGAAACCTACGACCGCAAGGCCTCGGGTTATGACGTGGAGTCCTTTTATCCTGCGAACGGCTACGACCTGGCCAACCCACCGGGCTACTGGAGCGGGCCGAAGGTCAAGTCGCCCACCAGTGTGGCGCATAACAGCATGGAGGATCGGGCGCTGTACGTGTTCGACACCCTGGCCCTGGACGAGCAGTGGGATCTCAGCCTGGGCCTGCGTTACGACCACATGCGCGCAGAGGCCAATAGTCGGGCTTCGAGCGGGGTTCGTGCACAGGCCGGCTCCACCGAGGGCGTCTTCAGTCAACGCGCCGGCCTGGTCTACAAGCCCACCGAAAACGGCCGCTTCTACGTGGCCTACGGCACCTCGTTCAACCCCTCCGCCGAAAACCTGCTCACCTCCGGCGGCGGGTTGTCCGAAAGCACCCACAGCTTGGAACCCGAACAGGGCAAAACCTGGGAACTGGGGACCAAGTGGCAGTTGTTCGATGAGCGCCTGCAACTCGAAGGCGCCTTGTTCCGGGTGGTCAAGGACAACGTTCGCGAGCGTTTGAGCGACGGCACCAGCCTGCTGGCGGGCAAGCAGCGGGTGCAGGGTTTGGAGTTGGCTGCGACCGGTAAGCTGACCGAGCAGTGGCACGTGTTTGCCAACTACACCTTGCAGAACAGCGAGACGCTCAAGTCGGTAGCTTCGCCCAAGCGTGTCGGGCAGGCGCTGAGCAATACCGCCCCGCGTTCCTTCAACCTGTGGACTGCCTACGAGCTTCCAGGCGACATTACCCTGGCCTACGGAGTGCGCCACGTCGGCAAGCGCAACCTCACTTCTCAGGACCAAGCCAAACTCGATGCCTATTGGGTGCACGATGCCATGCTGGGCTACCAGGCCTCTGACAACCTCGAACTGCAGCTGAACCTGAGCAACCTGACCGACAAGAAGTACGTCGAGCGGGTGCGTACGGTCATCGGCAGCGACAGTCGCTCTTCTGCAGTGGAATATGGGGACGGTCGCGCGGCGGTGCTGAGCAGCATCTATCGGTTCTGA
- a CDS encoding DUF72 domain-containing protein produces MTVPSLPYFIGCPSWSENAWRGDFYPHDARPPDFLSLYAQLFNAVEGNTTFYARPAPSTVERWAASMPSDFRFTAKLPRDISHGGDLREQLGAAEDFCRLLDPLGERVAPLWLQLPASFAPWRLPELMGFIDILQRPIAVEVRHGAFFARGDEERLLNNLLRERNVERICLDPRALFSCISDAPAVLHAQSKKPRVPPRPTAFSNSPQVRFIGHPQVQANEPFLTPWVEKIAGWIEEGRTPYIFLHTADNLFAPALARRFHERLMERLPGLPALRELPPQPQAAQLGLL; encoded by the coding sequence CTGACTGTGCCCAGCCTGCCTTATTTCATTGGTTGTCCTTCATGGAGTGAAAACGCCTGGCGCGGTGATTTCTACCCGCACGATGCGCGTCCGCCCGATTTCCTCTCCCTGTACGCCCAACTGTTCAATGCCGTGGAGGGCAACACCACCTTCTACGCACGCCCTGCGCCCAGTACCGTGGAACGCTGGGCCGCAAGCATGCCGTCGGACTTCCGCTTCACCGCAAAACTGCCCCGCGACATCAGCCACGGCGGTGACCTGCGCGAGCAGTTGGGCGCTGCGGAGGATTTCTGCCGCTTGCTCGATCCACTGGGTGAACGAGTGGCGCCGCTGTGGTTGCAATTGCCGGCGTCATTCGCGCCTTGGCGACTGCCGGAGCTGATGGGCTTCATCGACATCCTGCAACGGCCGATTGCCGTGGAAGTGCGCCACGGCGCATTTTTCGCCCGTGGCGACGAGGAGCGTCTGCTCAACAACCTGCTGCGCGAGCGCAATGTCGAGCGTATCTGCCTGGACCCGCGGGCCTTGTTCAGCTGCATCTCGGACGCACCCGCCGTGCTTCATGCTCAATCCAAGAAGCCCCGTGTGCCTCCACGTCCGACCGCTTTCAGCAACAGCCCGCAGGTACGCTTCATCGGTCATCCGCAGGTGCAGGCCAACGAGCCGTTCCTGACGCCCTGGGTCGAGAAGATCGCCGGCTGGATCGAGGAGGGGCGCACCCCCTACATCTTTCTGCACACGGCCGACAATCTGTTCGCCCCAGCCCTGGCCCGGCGTTTCCACGAGCGTCTGATGGAACGTTTGCCGGGGCTGCCGGCCTTAAGGGAACTGCCTCCGCAGCCCCAGGCAGCGCAGCTCGGCCTGCTCTGA
- the tsaB gene encoding tRNA (adenosine(37)-N6)-threonylcarbamoyltransferase complex dimerization subunit type 1 TsaB, which translates to MTTLLALDTATEACSVALLHDGKVSSHYEVIPRLHAQKLLPMIKTLLAEAGVALTAVDAIAFGRGPGAFTGVRIAVGVVQGLAFGLDRPVLPVSNLALLAQRAWRENGVSQVAAAIDARMDEVYWGCYQEHAGEMRLQGEEGVFAPERAQLPAQATGEWFGAGTGWTYAERIAVATVGRDADLLPHAQDLLELARFAWARGEGLPADGAQPVYLRDNVATPKKSLL; encoded by the coding sequence ATGACCACCCTGCTGGCCCTGGACACTGCCACTGAAGCCTGCTCCGTCGCCTTGCTGCATGACGGCAAGGTGTCGAGCCACTATGAAGTGATCCCGCGCCTGCACGCGCAGAAGCTGCTGCCCATGATCAAGACCCTCCTGGCCGAGGCGGGCGTGGCGCTGACGGCGGTCGATGCGATCGCGTTTGGCCGCGGGCCGGGCGCGTTCACCGGTGTGCGCATTGCGGTAGGGGTGGTCCAGGGCCTGGCGTTCGGCCTGGATCGGCCGGTCCTGCCGGTGTCCAACCTGGCCTTGCTGGCTCAACGCGCCTGGCGCGAGAACGGTGTGAGTCAGGTTGCGGCTGCCATCGATGCGCGCATGGACGAGGTGTACTGGGGTTGTTATCAGGAGCACGCTGGGGAAATGCGCCTGCAGGGCGAGGAAGGGGTGTTTGCGCCCGAACGGGCCCAGCTACCGGCCCAGGCCACGGGAGAGTGGTTCGGTGCAGGCACCGGCTGGACCTATGCCGAGCGGATCGCCGTTGCGACCGTGGGGCGCGACGCCGACCTGCTGCCCCATGCCCAGGACCTGCTGGAGCTGGCCCGCTTCGCCTGGGCGCGCGGTGAAGGACTGCCTGCCGATGGCGCCCAGCCGGTTTACCTGCGCGACAACGTCGCCACCCCGAAAAAGTCGCTTTTGTAG
- a CDS encoding class I SAM-dependent methyltransferase, with protein sequence MEQQAGGRIQVQAQNEACESQAERWAKRLELPRHLADADFTLELGDSGLQLQQLGADAPGPVRVDFVEGAVAHRRLYGGGSGQMIAKAVGVQPGVRPRVLDATAGLGKDAFVLASLGCDMSLVERQPIIAALLEDGLDRARNDPEVGAIVARMRLLTGNSIEVMQQWQGDAPQVIYLDPMFPHREKSALVKKEMRLFRPLVGDDMDAPALLAAALALATHRVVVKRPRKAPCIEGVKPSHALEGKSSRYDIYPKKALKPA encoded by the coding sequence GTGGAGCAGCAAGCAGGTGGTCGCATCCAGGTTCAGGCGCAGAACGAGGCCTGCGAATCGCAGGCCGAACGGTGGGCAAAACGCCTGGAGCTGCCTCGCCACTTAGCCGACGCCGATTTCACCCTGGAGCTCGGCGACAGCGGCCTGCAATTGCAGCAACTGGGCGCGGACGCACCTGGCCCCGTGCGGGTGGATTTCGTCGAAGGTGCCGTGGCCCATCGGCGGCTGTACGGCGGCGGCAGTGGCCAGATGATTGCCAAGGCGGTGGGTGTACAACCCGGCGTGCGACCGCGAGTACTGGATGCCACGGCAGGTCTGGGCAAGGATGCATTCGTGCTGGCCAGCCTGGGCTGCGACATGAGCCTGGTGGAGCGTCAGCCGATCATCGCCGCGTTGCTCGAAGATGGCCTGGACCGCGCCCGGAATGACCCGGAGGTGGGTGCCATCGTCGCACGGATGCGGCTGCTCACGGGTAACTCGATCGAGGTCATGCAGCAGTGGCAGGGTGATGCGCCCCAGGTGATCTACCTGGATCCGATGTTTCCCCATCGGGAAAAGAGCGCGCTGGTAAAAAAGGAAATGCGTCTTTTCCGTCCGCTGGTGGGCGACGACATGGATGCACCAGCCCTGCTGGCCGCCGCCCTTGCGTTGGCCACCCACCGAGTGGTGGTCAAGCGACCGCGCAAGGCACCGTGCATCGAGGGCGTCAAACCCAGCCATGCCCTGGAAGGTAAATCCAGTCGCTACGATATCTACCCGAAGAAAGCGCTCAAACCAGCGTGA
- a CDS encoding extensin family protein, translating to MSRLLIILLLLAAAPVAVWRGWIEVPDRWNPWAPLDIAEPVNFLTRYKLSRLQSDPKLCVQALATSTVRYSQQANSPADAKCPLVNVLRVQGSEVRLSSSFLATCPVAVAFAMFERQALQPAAQATFGQAVTQVDHLGSFACRNVYGRSEGRLSQHASANALDIAGFRLADGRRISVLKDWPGDSANARFLREVRDGACKHFNTVLGPDYNAAHRNHFHLDMGRWSVCR from the coding sequence GTGTCGAGATTGCTGATCATCCTGTTGCTGCTGGCCGCAGCCCCGGTTGCCGTATGGCGAGGCTGGATAGAGGTGCCCGACCGGTGGAATCCATGGGCGCCACTGGACATCGCCGAGCCGGTGAATTTTCTGACGCGCTACAAGCTCAGTCGGTTGCAAAGTGATCCCAAGCTTTGTGTGCAGGCTCTGGCCACGTCTACCGTGCGCTACAGCCAGCAGGCCAACAGTCCGGCCGATGCCAAGTGTCCGTTGGTGAATGTGCTGCGCGTGCAGGGCAGCGAGGTCAGGTTGAGCAGCAGCTTCCTGGCGACCTGTCCGGTCGCCGTGGCGTTCGCGATGTTCGAGCGTCAGGCCTTGCAGCCGGCTGCGCAAGCCACCTTCGGCCAAGCGGTGACGCAGGTGGATCATCTGGGCAGCTTCGCCTGCCGCAATGTCTACGGTCGCAGCGAAGGGCGCCTGAGCCAGCACGCCAGCGCCAACGCGCTGGACATCGCCGGTTTTCGCCTAGCCGATGGCCGGCGCATAAGCGTTCTAAAGGACTGGCCCGGCGACAGTGCCAACGCGCGCTTCCTGCGCGAAGTCCGCGATGGGGCGTGCAAGCATTTCAACACCGTGTTGGGGCCCGATTATAACGCTGCCCACCGCAACCATTTTCACCTTGATATGGGACGCTGGAGCGTGTGTCGTTGA